One Xenopus tropicalis strain Nigerian chromosome 8, UCB_Xtro_10.0, whole genome shotgun sequence genomic window carries:
- the lrfn1.1 gene encoding leucine-rich repeat and fibronectin type III domain-containing protein 1, whose translation MEKLLCLLVMGALGYVEATQHCPGRCLCQSNSPTLTMLCAKTGLLFVPPAIDRRTVELRLTDNFITIIRRKDFANMTNLVHLTLSRNTISQIVPLAFFDLRSLRALHMNSNRLSLLRHEHFRGLGNLRHLILGNNQISFIQPGAFVEFLSTVEDLDLSYNNLEELPWEDIGQMVNLNTLTLDHNLIDHIAEGTFTMLHKLVRLDMTSNQLHKLPPDNLFLRSQVLANARGSSPSSLAISFGGNPLHCNCELLWLRRLTREDDLETCASPEQLTDKYFWSIQEEEFICDPPLITRHYASKPFVMEGQSVSLKCKAVGDPEPSIHWIAPDGKLIHNTTRLVAHDNGSLDIMITTLKDSGSFTCIASNAAGEATAPVELAIVPLPLLVNNTAHIKEQDPGSSDITTSTKPGFNDTKSHHDRRIVVDKLKSTSVVIQWPSERHIPGIRMYQIQYNSSLDDSLVYRMIPPSNRSFLVNDLAPGREYDLCVLAVYDDGMTALTATRVVGCVQFSTRDESGQCQPLHTQFLGGTMIIIIGGIIVASVLVFIIILMIRYKVYSGQEEGGKTRVSNVYSQTNGQQAVASALSCAKLGENNYEPLPPPCKNHPVESKDPGKEDPQLSPTPIPLTELDKRRTRTSSDLQTVALLSSLSGDGEQTETSALGSTTSLCLISTDGQNQQGPKAIPRTYQHRFSFDGDYTLFQSHSYPRRARTKRHMSTSELQNQETALGHRRVTFSSTEWMLESTV comes from the exons ATGGAGAAGCTGCTGTGCCTGCTTGTGATGGGAGCCCTGGGGTATGTAGAGGCCACACAGCACTGCCCTGGTCGATGCCTCTGCCAGAGCAACTCCCCTACACTAACCATGCTGTGTGCCAAAACAGGTCTCCTTTTTGTGCCACCAGCCATTGATCGTCGAACAGTAGAGCTACGTCTGACTGACAATTTTATTACCATCATCCGGCGAAAGGACTTTGCTAACATGACCAATCTTGTGCATCTGACACTGTCACGAAATACCATTAGCCAGATTGTGCCACTGGCATTTTTTGACCTCCGTTCTTTAAGAGCTCTGCACATGAACAGCAACCGGCTCTCTTTATTGAGGCATGAACACTTTCGGGGGCTGGGCAACCTGCGTCACCTCATTCTTGGCAACAACCAGATCAGTTTTATACAACCTGGTGCTTTTGTTGAGTTTCTGTCTACTGTAGAAGACCTTGACTTGTCTTACAATAATTTAGAGGAATTACCCTGGGAAGACATTGGTCAAATGGTCAATCTTAACACTCTGACACTCGATCACAACCTTATTGACCATATTGCTGAGGGGACATTTACCATGCTTCATAAACTGGTAAGACTGGATATGACCTCAAACCAATTGCACAAGCTGCCACCTGACAACCTCTTCCTTAGGTCACAAGTGTTAGCCAATGCTAGAGGCTCCAGCCCATCCTCCTTGGCCATAAGCTTTGGTGGGAATCCTCTGCACTGTAACTGTGAACTTCTGTGGCTTCGACGACTGACAAGGGAGGACGATCTAGAGACATGTGCCTCTCCAGAGCAGCTGACAGACAAGTACTTCTGGTCTATCCAAGAGGAGGAGTTTATCTGTGATCCACCTCTTATAACACGACATTATGCCAGCAAACCCTTTGTCATGGAAGGACAGTCAGTCAGTCTGAAGTGCAAGGCGGTAGGAGATCCAGAGCCATCAATCCATTGGATTGCTCCTGATGGCAAGCTGATCCATAATACAACAAGGCTTGTGGCCCATGACAATGGATCCTTGGACATCATGATAACAACACTGAAAGACAGTGGTTCTTTTACTTGCATTGCCTCCAATGCAGCTGGAGAGGCTACTGCCCCAGTGGAATTGGCAATAGTACCCCTTCCACTTTTGGTTAACAATACAGCGCACATTAAAGAACAAGATCCTGGTTCCTCAGATATTACAACTTCTACCAAACCTGGCTTCAATGATACGAAGAGCCACCATGATCGAAGAATTGTGGTGGACAAGCTCAAATCCACATCTGTAGTAATTCAGTGGCCATCTGAGCGCCACATACCTGGAATACGTATGTACCAGATCCAGTATAACAGTTCTCTGGATGACTCTCTGGTGTATAg GATGATCCCGCCGAGCAACAGAAGCTTTTTGGTGAATGATTTGGCACCTGGTAGAGAGTATGATCTCTGCGTACTGGCTGTGTATGATGACGGAATGACCGCACTGACTGCAACTCGAGTGGTAGGCTGTGTCCAGTTTAGCACACGGGATGAGAGTGGGCAGTGCCAGCCACTTCACACTCAGTTCCTTGGGGGCACTATGATTATAATTATTGGAGGAATCATTGTGGCATCGGTGCTTGTATTTATAATCATCCTTATGATAAGATATAAGGTATACAGTGGTCAAGAAGAAGGAGGAAAAACCAGGGTTAGCAATGTATATTCCCAGACAAATGGCCAACAAGCTGTGGCTTCTGCTCTTTCTTGTGCCAAGTTGGGAGAAAATAACTATGAACCTTTACCACCACCTTGCAAGAATCATCCAGTGGAAAGCAAAGACCCTGGTAAAGAAGACCCCCAACTTTCACCTACTCCAATTCCTTTGACTGAGTTGGACAAGAGGAGAACAAGGACATCCAGTGATCTCCAAACAGTGGCTCTCCTGTCGTCCCTTTCAGGGGATGGAGAACAAACAGAAACCAGTGCACTTGGCTCAACAACCTCACTGTGTCTGATAAGCACTGATGGGCAAAATCAGCAGGGGCCTAAAGCAATTCCCAGGACTTATCAGCATAGATTCTCCTTTGATGGAGACTATACCTTGTTTCAGAGCCACAGTTATCCCCGCAGGGCACGGACAAAGAGACACATGTCCACATCTGAGCTGCAGAATCAGGAGACTGCTCTTGGTCACAGGAGGGTCACATTTAGCAGCACAGAGTGGATGCTAGAAAGCACAGTTTAA